tattgtatttaaaaatacagtttgaAAGCATTTTACTCGTACATATTTACATCAACATCCTAGAAAATATGTgcttgcaaaaaaataataaaagattttacatttattcaaccTCTGATAATGTGTCAAGTTTTGTGAAGGTAATTTTGTAGATTGAGTATCTAACAAAATTATGGAATGAAGTTCACATTCATACATCATAAGCATATGCTAAAATAATTAGTACAGAACTCTTTTAACATAATACAGAATGGGAAGTACAGGCATCAAACTTGCAGATAATCACTTTTTATAAACAACTGAGCTAACGCTGCACTGTGAGGCAGCAAAAGAATCATCATTTCTAAGGTGTTGACAACAATTAACTTCTAAAGTATCTGCAGTCAGCCAACAATGGCCATTTGTATGAGTGCACAATGGCTAAAGGGAGATGGAGTAAATTGAAGAAGAGCAGATCTGTCAAGAGAGCGTGAGTGAGTCCGACCCAAGAGCTCACCAACTCTTCGCAACGACATGCGTGTCCAGATGGCTGTTGTGTGATTGGGTAGAAACGGGAAGCAGCTGTGGCCAACGCTTCAGTGGGACCTAACCGTGGAGAGAGTGCATTTGCATGAGAGGGATAATCTGGCCAGCACCCCCTCACACCTCCCCATCCCCATCAGCCTCAATCCCGAATCTCACTTCTCTTTTCCACTTTGACTTATGATAACAGAGCGCAAATACACTCCACCCATTCAGAGAAACTTTAATGATGTCAAAACCAAGTAATAAGAGACAAAAATAAACTGGTCAATAGCACCTATGGCTATTTTCTTGTCAAAgtgaaagaaagtaagaaagaaagaagaaatgaAAGAATGCACCAAAGGCAATTTTTATGACAAAgcggaaagaaagaaagaaacaaacaaacaaacaaagacagACAATGTAAATGAGTTAATGAATGAACCAAAGTCTATTTTCATGGCAAAGCgaaagaatgacagaatgactgagtgaatgaatgaaaaaagcaTCAAAGTCTATTTTCATGGCAAAGCAAAAGAAAGAATGACTGAGTGAATGAATAAAAAGCACCAAAGTCTATTTTCATGGCAAAGCGAAAGAATGACTGAATgactgagtgaatgaatgaaaaaagcaTCAAAGTCTATTTTCATGGCAAAGCAAAAGAAAGAATGACTGAGTGAATGAATAAAAAGCACCAAAGTCTATTTTCATAGCAAAGTGAAAGAATGACtgagtaaatgaatgaataaatgaaaaaagcaccaaagtgtttttttcatggcaaagcaaacaaaaaagaaaggatGAAtaacagaatgaatgaatgaatgaatgaaagaatgcACCAAAGGCAATTTTTATGACAAAgcggaaagaaagaaagaaagaaagacaatgtAAATGAGTTAATGAATGAACCAAAATCTATTTTCATGGCAAAGCGAAAGAATGACTGAATGACTGAGTGAATTAATGAAAAAAGCATCAAAGTCTATTTTCATGGCAAAGTGAAAGAATGACTGAATGactgagtgagtgaatgaatgaataaaagaaaaaaagcaccaAAGTCTATTTTCATGCCaaagcaaacaaaaaagaaagaattaataacagaatgaattaatgaaagaaAGACAATGTTAATAAAGTAATGAATGAACCAAAGTCTATTTTCATGGCAAAGCAAAAGAAAGAATGACTGagtgaatgaataaaaaaagcaCCAAAGTCTATTTTCATAGCAAAGTGAAAGAATGACtgagtaaatgaatgaataaatgaaaaaagcACCAAAGTCTTTTTTCATggcaaagcaaacaaaaaagaaaggatgaataactgaatgaatgaatgaatgaatgaatgaatgaaagaatgcACCAAAGGCTATTTTTATGGCAAagcggaagaaagaaagaaagaaagaaagaaagaaagaaagaaagaaaaaagaaagaaagaataaccgaatgaatgaatgaatgaattaaagcAAAAAAGTCTATTTCATGGCAAAGCAAAATaaggaaataaataaagaataaaagaaaGACAATGTTAATGAGTTAATGAATGAACCAAAGTCTATTTTCATGGCAAAGCGAAAGAAAGAATGACTGagtgaatgaataaaaaaagcaCCAAAGTCTATTTTCATAGCAAAGTGAAAGAATGACtgagtgaatgaataaataaatgaaaaaagcaCCAAAATCCATTTTCATGGCAAAGCGAAAGAAATAATGACTGagtgaatgaataaaaaaagcaCCAAAGTCTATTTTCACAGCAAAGTGAAAGAATGACtgagtgaatgaataaataaatgaaaaaagcaCCAAAATCCATTTTCATGGCAAAGCAAAAGAAAGAATGACTGAGTGAATGAATAAAAAAGCACCAAAGTCTATTTTCATAGCAAagtgaaagaatgaatgaatgtattttcatggcaaagcaaacaaaaaagaaagaatgaataactgaatgaatgaaagaatgcACCAAATTTTTATGGCAAAGCAGaagaaagaatatatatatatatatatatatatatatatattttttttttttttttggtacatttagacacatttcacttCTATAAAATAACTAATTGTCTAAAAAAATAGCAATGTAGCTTTAGACAAACTAGAAAAAAAAGATGCCAGGGTTAGTGTTAGTTGTAGATATACTGTAGTGTCGAGAAATGCTGTGAAGGAATTCTGCGTGCCTGTCCTCCGATAGTCCAGCTGCAGGCTACCCCTGCTGTTCTGACAGCCTTCCACTGCTCCTCAGGGAAGGACTTACTACTTGCACTGCTGGCTAATTTTACAAAGTTTCAACACTCCGGCCAAGCGCACAACCCTAAAATATTCATTAAGCCGCTTGacaaaaagatgaaaaataaatgaCACCCTTTTTTCATGGGCTTCCAGTTTTTCTAAGATTGTTTCATGAAAATTACATGACTGATTCATTTCATGTGAGCACAATCTATAATCGGATGCAGATGAAGACAACCCAAGAGTCAGAGTTTAGAATTGAATTAGACTGTTAAATCCCACTCGCCTTCTGAGGTGCATTAACAGTTCAGCCTGACTTCCTGTAAGAATGGTTTTGCAGTTGCAAGAAGCAACCAAATCAATCAGCCATCTCACTTTCAATTTATCCCAGACTGCAGTCATCAGCTTTCACATAACCTTGCGTTTCACTCCAACACAAATCAGTCGTACTTTGACAATGAAGATGTTATGCTAATGCataagcataaaaacaacaaaCAGAAAGAAATTTCAGGAAAGCTAGTCTCACCTGACTGAAAATCTAAATTTAATTTAGAAACGGCATCaagctttacaaaaaaaatgatttatattttgTAACCTGACCAAAACCATTCATGTTCAAATTCAGTCATTCATTACTTTGTGATTTGGCCTGGGTGAGTTTCCTCACCACTGGACCAGCAACTTTTATTCCTCATGCCATCTGCGGCCACTCATTTAGAGCTCCACAATGCTCCTTTCCATCCATCAACAGAAAACACATCAAGCCACAGTTGTTATCTGCTTCTATAATGCATAATTTTTGTGAGGTTTATGGCTGGTGTCATCATCAAAGGCTCTCTCTCTAAGACCTGGAACTCCTCTGTTTATGAAAATAGCAACTCTGATGGTTTCCCTCCAACTTCGAAAGAAgtaaaacaacacaaaaatagACTCTCCTGttctgaaaaggaaaaaaaaaaaagactgaataCTGATCGGATGGACAGTTCTCCACAGGCACAATGTGCAACTGAAAAAACTAAACCAAACATACTGTCCTCCAGGAGGAGGATGAAGAGTCCATCTTTAAAACCCCTTCCAAGGCATAAAGCCATTCCTCTGGTTTACCAGATGTGGTCCGAGACCACATTGGCTTAGCAACAGGAAGAGCACTGCAAGAGTTGATCTGTGGGTAACTCTTATCATGAGACCAGAATGCCTGCAGTGTTGCCCAACTTCCCCTCCAAATCCATTCACCAAGGCACAACACAATGGGAGAGTTGGCCCTAAGGTGTCTAACACTCTGTCTATACAGGAGTGAGAGCAGGTAAACATAGAGAGCCGTTGAATTCATTCTGCACACACTTAAGGTAGGGCGGGCTCAACATTGTACTAGCTGACAGTTCCCTTTTGGATAAGTGCATTCAGAAGGAAACAACAGACTCAAGACCCCATGTTCCTTTTTAGCGCAAACTTGGCACATTTCCTCTGTATTACAAGGAAAAGAGTTGCAGCTCCAAAGTGATGCAACTGTTTTCAGGAAGACACCACTGCGGTATGCAAATTTTGAGGCAAGGCATAGAGTAAAAAGCTCGGTTTTACAAAATCTTGAGTGCTGTTTTGAGTCAGTCCACTCTGACTGCATAAATACCTTTGCAGAAATGTCACTGTTTTTTTGCAATGGTTTCACAGCTCTCTGAAAAGAATGTTCTTAAAAAAAGACCACCCGAAAAAACGCAAAACAAATCAAACTTTTATTTCAAGAAATGAACCCAACATCAACTCATACTAACATAAAACTTAATTAGTGCAATCAAAACACATGCAATCAGCGACCGCAGCCAAACGTCTTGTTCCATTCTTCATACAGCTCCAGATCTTTAGAAGAGACACTAGGTCGCACTGTTTTTAGAGCCTCCTGAAAGTCACAGTAGAGTATCGGCCGAACCTGCTCTGCCGAGATGGTAGCAATGTCACTAAGCCGAATGCTTCGGATGGGGCCTAGGGCTGCTTCGCGACACAGCTGTGTCATATCTGCCCCTGAAAACCCCTCTGTGCCCTGCACCACTTTCTCCATCTCATCTGCTCCCAGTTGGCTTTTCTCACGGGACATAAGGTTAGCTACTATCTGCCGGCGAGCCTCAGCCTCCGGGAGAGGGATGTAGAGACGCTTGGCTAAGCGACGACGGGCTGCTTCGTCAATCTCTTGTGGCCGGTTGGTGGCACCAACCACCAGGATGCGATCTTCTGCTGAGGTGGCGGCTCCATCGAGTTGGACAAGAAATTCAGTTTTAATTCGACGGGACGAATCGTGCTCTCCGTCTGTGCGCTGAGAAAGAAGGGAATCGATCTCGTCGATGAAGATGACGGCAGGTTGGTGGCACCGAGCAATGGCAAAGAGCGCTCGTACCATCTTCTCgccctctccaacccacttcgAAGTGAGTGACGAAGCGCTGATGCTGAAAAAAGTAGCTCCGGATTGGCACGCTATGCACTTCCCTATAAGGGTTTTACCGGTGCCTGGAGGACCAAATAGAAGAATGCCTTTAGGTGGACCTCTGAGTCCAGTAAATATATCAGGCCTCAACATGGGCCACACTACGATCTCTTTGATTGTGGCTTTGGCAAACTCTAGTCCGGCAATATCATCCCAAGCTACCGGGGGACCATGGTCCATGATCTCGCTCATGATAAGTTCAATGATTTTGGGCTCAAAGTTCTTTAGTCGCTCATCAACAGGTTGCATATCTTGTGGTATGTTTTCTTTTGAGTTGCCCTCTTCCTCTTGTCTTGGCATGGGAGAGACGAATTTGGATGACGCTCCACGAGGCCGATTCGCCCCAAGGCATTTCTTGGTGATTGCAGCAACGTTGGCTGCAGAGCCTCGCTGACCCTGCTGGGAATGCTTTTTTTGCTGGTCAACGATGAACTGCTCTCTTGCTGATCTAAAATTAGTGCTGACACCTTCCTCTCCTCTCCGTCCCCTCCCTCGCGGTTCCTGCTCGCCTTGTGATGGGAATGAGCTTCTGTTGCTTTCAGTTCCTGAGCCGTAGAAGTTCTTCCTCTTGGAGGGGTTTGTGGAGGAAAAGAACACAGGCTGATTATGCACACTGGATCCACTTGTGCAACCTACACTAGAGTAAGACACACTAGCATTGCCTGTGGAACTGAAATTGTTATGCCCAAACATAGGCGTGGATCCTGTTGGAGCTTTCGGAGCATTTTGTGCCTGTGTACGTGGAGGGGCTGCTTCAAGTCCTCTGGCCCACTCTGCAGCACCACTAAGTGGGTTACTGACCCCCCTTCCTATCTCAGCTCTAGGTGCGGGCCCAAGAGCTGGAGGCTCTCGTTTTAATCCAGGAGGAGGACCTGAGAGAGTGCTGCCTTTCTCCCCTCCCCTGCTGACTTCACCCCCAACAGTAATGTTAACATCTGCTGGATGTACCAGGAGAGCGCCTTCTTTTGACCCGGCCTGCATCATCCTTTGCACGCACGGCAAGTTGAACACATTCTCGAAAGTTAGGGACGACTCCCATTTGTCGCTGTGGTTCTTTTGATTGCGGGCCAGGTGTAGGGCGCTCTCTGCATAGTTGTTTAGCCCTGTGTGTGGGTCGTCTGAGTCCAGGACTGCGGCGTACCGCTCGGAGTAGGTCCTGAGCAGGCTGGCAGCTCCGGCCGGAGAGAGCTCAGCGCTCGCCCATGCATACTGAATGGACAGGACGTGTGCCCGATAAGCATCGGCCGTCTGTTCAGGTGTACAGGAGCCAGACGAAATGTCAAAGGACCTCCTCTGCCACTCGTCCAGGTGTGCTCTGCTCATGCCTGGCCTGCTCCAGCCTGCACAAGAAGTGGGCACAGGatcaattaataataaataaaagtagaGAAGTACCACACAAGAATAGCAAGGAAGTTCTTGCAGGGTAAATGCAATATAGTAAATATTCATGATATTTTCATAATGATATAAATGGCAATTTAAAAATTAAGCAACATTGTGGATATCATCATAACTTCAATGCACTTAGGCAGCAGATTTTCCTAAAGAGTGACTTGTTATAATAGGCAGAAATGTTATAATAGTGTCTCTAATTCAAACTGCAGTTACAAAAAGTGTTACAGTGTTTAATTTCTGTGAAATCTGTTCAAACTGTTTCAGTGTGAATCAGCTCAAAACTGATTTATTTGcattatgacaaaaaagaaaaCTATCACAActtatgtattaaaaaatatttaccatgttcatgattttatatatataaaacattcatGTATGAATATAAATGTAAGTATCACTTTTTACTTGGCTACAATGGCTGTCGCAATTGGTAGATAGTAGTCTGAAATAgtatgaaaggttttgatccacttcaaatgttgtctGGTGTATATCACATGTTGTCAAAAGGCAGAAAAGTActgaaatacaatttattttctaCATTGCCCAGGCCTACTGGGTATATGTAGagtatatgtatataaattacATCTAACAACAGTAACCAGTAAGTTACACCGTATATATATGTATGCACTGTATGTACGTATGTacttttgagagagagagagagagagagagagagagagagagagagagagagagagagagagagagagagagagagagagagagagagagagagagagagagagggtatGAAGTGCAATGCCAGTCAAAATTTCAATAtaaagtcaaaccaaaaattattcaaactgacaccagatataatgtttgattattttttattagtgGGAGCAGGACActatatttaatttatgtaagtggggATAGGAAAATAAACTATGACATATTACACCCAAATAATCTTTATACAGtgaactaccagtaaaattgataaaaatttgggagcaaaattttatttgacactttgacctgaccatgttttgttataaacctttctatcaaagttatccgACATTATCcacatgaatttgttctgacacagtttattttttgttaattttctcAACTACAATGaaaaaactgtgataatgtgagaaattttaaaggtgtctgaaaaaagtttggtttgactgtaatttatttgtgactatcaagataaatttgttctgacagtttaactctgagttcttgtcacattttattaccattttctaaactatagcgaataaaccaTGAAAATGTgtgaaatgttgaaggtgtctgaattttggtttgactgtacttgTCTTATTTTGTTTCTCATGATATTTGTCTATAAAACTAATGTTTTCGCGAAattgttatttgtttttaatggATGGGTAGGACTtgataataaagaaaaaacagcCAAAAGTAGAGAATACATGTGAACAACTTACACAGTGTTTAAAAAGCATCCCACTGGATGCACCTCATTAAGTTGGTTAAGAGAAACAAATATAAGATTTGATTTGTTGATCTGTACACAATTCCTGTTAATAATAAAGAATGGGCATGTTTGTACAAAAACTTACGTACTGTAATTTCAAGCATAACCTTACAAATGTTGTGACACATGAACCATATTAATGCACTAAATAACGATTTTACGACAATGTCACAAGGGGAAATAACACTGTGTCAGTATAAAATATGTGTAGGACACTCAGAAAAACAGGACAATGTTCTTTATCTAAACTCATAACGTGAACTGACAGCAGAAACACAAATCACAAATACAGCTTCAAACACACTTCCGTGTGCGTTTTGTTTTGGCCGAGGAAAGTAGAAACCTACCTCTGGGTTAAACGTATTTCTTGTGTAAATGCTGTAAAGTTCAGAAATAGCTTAAAGTTTATAGAGCGAAGTGGAACAAAACAACAATAACTTTAACCAAAGCCCGCGCCTCCTGCATGATCTACGCCGATCTACGCAGCTTCCGGCCGCTCCATACTAGGATCACCGGCGCCATCGCCTGGAGACACACACTCACTGCATGTACTGCAGAGTCATATTTTTTGgtttagtacaaaaataaaagatgatagatgaaataaattaactagtttattaaataattatttaataaactattaaattattcatttaattataTTGCTATTTCTAATGccatttgtaaatgaataaatggcaatttcagtttttagtatttctAAAAGTTCAGATGTTTTGCCTAGATTCTTCATTTTATTCTAGAGACCTTGAAAGAACTAAAAAGGAGACTTTATCAGACTTTATGATAACATTGTTCATAAAGATACATTTCCGCCACATaagaaaaaaacagttaaaaaaagtGCTAAATCGTAATTTTCACATCATTATTAATCATAATAGACTTAatagaaaaaagagaaaagtcaTATTTACCACgtaaattatgaaaaatataaaCGTAAGAaataaattatgacataaaaggcaTATTTATTAGAGGAAAAGTAGAAAATATTACatacaaaagtcaaaattaaggaaAAAGTCATATCTATGACATtgcaaaaaagttgaaattatgacatattaagacataattatggcataaaatgtataatttcaaATTGTTCATAAAGATAGCTAAGGTTCTTCATGTTCTCTATTCACATTTCCACCACATTAGAAAAAAAACTGTTGCTAAATCATAATTTTAACATCATAATCATATTAATCATAATGGACTTAAGAGATAAAAAGAAATGTCATATTTACTATGttaattatgaaaaatataaaagtatCAAATAAATTCTGACATAAAAGCCATTTTTATTAGATGAAGTGTAGAAaacattacataaaaagtaaaaatcaaGGAAAAAGTGATATATATGACATGGCAAaaagtttaaatgattaaatagCAAGTCATAATTATGTTATAAAAGTTATCATTTCGAATTGTTTATAAAGATAGCTAGGGTTCTCCATGTTCTCTATTTACATTTCCACcacattggggggggggggggggggggcagtttGTTGCTAAATCACCATTTTAACATAACAATTATTCATGTTAATCATAATGGACATAAGAGATAAAATGTCATGTTTACCAcgtaaattatattaaaaaaaaaaaattaaagtatgaaataaattatgacataaaagccatgtttatgagacaaaaagtataaaatattacataaaaagacaaaatcacaaaaaaagtcatttaTGACATggcaaaaagtcgaaattattacatagtaagtcataattatgatataaaatgtaTCATTTCGAATTGTTTATAAGGATAGCTAGGGTTCTCCATGTTCTCTATTTACATTTTCACCACATAAAAAAAGACATGTAATTTTTTAACATCATAATTAATCATATTAACTATAATGGACTTAagagaaaaaaggaaaataaaagccATATTTAGGAGATGGAAAgtataaaatattacataaaaagtcTAAATCAAGGAAAAAGTAATCTATGACATgacaaaaagtcgaaattattacACAGTAAGTAATAATTTTgacataaaatgtataatttcaaTTTGTTCATAAAAATAGCTAGGGTTCTCCATGTTCTCTATTTACATTTTCACCACATTAGAAAAAGCAGTTTGTtgctaaatcataattttgacattattaatcatattaatagacttaaaagataaaaagagATGTCATATTTACCAcataaattatgaaaaatataaaGGTATGAAataaattatggcataaaagCCATATTTATGAAATGGAAAGtagaaaatattacataaaaatacaaaattaaggaaaAAGTAAAGTATGACATGGacgtcgaaattatgacatagtaagtcataattatgacataaaatgtataatttcaaATTGTTCATAAAGATAGCTAGGGTTCTCCATGTTCTCTATTTACATTTCCACCATATAAAAAAAGACGTATAATTTTTTAACATCATAATTAATCATATTAACTATAATGGACTTTTCACCACATAAGAAAAACACAGTTATTTTGACATCATTAATCATATTAATAGACTTAAGAGATAAAAACAGACGTCATATTTACCTAAATTACCTATTTACCTAAATTACATGAATTATGAATGCATAAAAGCCATATTTATGAGACGAAAAATAGTATattacataaaaagtcaaaatgaaggaaaaagtTATTTTTGTCGAAATCATTGCAgagtaagtcataattatgacataaaatgtaacattttgattCGTTCATGAGGATGCCTAAAATTctttatgaaaaatataaaagtataaaataaattatgacataaaagc
Above is a genomic segment from Garra rufa chromosome 2, GarRuf1.0, whole genome shotgun sequence containing:
- the fignl1 gene encoding fidgetin-like protein 1: MSRAHLDEWQRRSFDISSGSCTPEQTADAYRAHVLSIQYAWASAELSPAGAASLLRTYSERYAAVLDSDDPHTGLNNYAESALHLARNQKNHSDKWESSLTFENVFNLPCVQRMMQAGSKEGALLVHPADVNITVGGEVSRGGEKGSTLSGPPPGLKREPPALGPAPRAEIGRGVSNPLSGAAEWARGLEAAPPRTQAQNAPKAPTGSTPMFGHNNFSSTGNASVSYSSVGCTSGSSVHNQPVFFSSTNPSKRKNFYGSGTESNRSSFPSQGEQEPRGRGRRGEEGVSTNFRSAREQFIVDQQKKHSQQGQRGSAANVAAITKKCLGANRPRGASSKFVSPMPRQEEEGNSKENIPQDMQPVDERLKNFEPKIIELIMSEIMDHGPPVAWDDIAGLEFAKATIKEIVVWPMLRPDIFTGLRGPPKGILLFGPPGTGKTLIGKCIACQSGATFFSISASSLTSKWVGEGEKMVRALFAIARCHQPAVIFIDEIDSLLSQRTDGEHDSSRRIKTEFLVQLDGAATSAEDRILVVGATNRPQEIDEAARRRLAKRLYIPLPEAEARRQIVANLMSREKSQLGADEMEKVVQGTEGFSGADMTQLCREAALGPIRSIRLSDIATISAEQVRPILYCDFQEALKTVRPSVSSKDLELYEEWNKTFGCGR